The following are from one region of the Magallana gigas chromosome 6, xbMagGiga1.1, whole genome shotgun sequence genome:
- the LOC136276457 gene encoding uncharacterized protein: MQHISDVVFVVMCQKVGTSEKIVIRREAKDIREVVERRVTPNDEAIHMLSGSRREGFTLKESDMDYMLWKNNHRVIMDMSQSEYYNTANTTLILSDSSESPPGFTLLQLLTPTTDRDVQSACVRMNDKAYISSSMYRQLTCSLAIPNSTVHGPCGNAIVGSVEYDTAWCFVCDFWPPSASLWINRCHSWPDPEVVDDIVRNGCHFVAIGHPFGPHENEEWRLSFSQAEYKLVYSMNHCQFLTYGLLKLFLKDVINQQSDETNNLLCSYHMKTTIFWAIQQNMLPYWCPQNLLAGFWVCFKLLLKWVYEGICPNFFIPQNNLFLTKVHGSAQSRLFIQLYKLYKKGMACLLESYSIGPCIILILYNHRFIHQVDTNESRYMLEFKYDAELVSESIPNINSNILPRDLCKITKVINTIEQLIESPLSHYQVAVLQKLTTYMLYSTAFLLQNMYTFSSVNKQMYIADKQSYHILKFAAKWSCVSDMLYIAMYYYKTRRYRKAISVLEMTKVKLAQPYLMYRRHVDEKRYTEAVGGQSWSTKIRQAVAEDIILTNTICFISELIPEQQSAYQNKILIIEIPVFVMLHFLAFLCYRRIDTTLSQAALDVLEVLVHHEPSRYVGDEFKDISWEILGICQQIIGDPQAALYSYQQSLNTQYPRHKIQTATQIRIQEIVLSTPHQ, from the coding sequence ATGCAGCACATATCAGATGTAGTCTTCGTGGTGATGTGTCAGAAGGTGGGGACCTCAGAGAAGATAGTCATTAGGAGAGAGGCAAAAGATATCAGAGAGGTGGTGGAAAGACGAGTCACACCTAATGATGAGGCAATTCACATGTTGAGTGGAAGTAGGAGAGAAGGGTTCACGTTAAAGGAATCAGACATGGACTATATGCTCTGGAAAAACAACCACCGAGTGATCATGGACATGTCTCAGTCTGAGTATTACAACACAGCCAATACAACCTTGATTCTCTCTGACAGTTCTGagagtccaccaggattcacTCTACTTCAGTTACTGACACCAACAACAGACAGAGATGTCCAATCAGCATGTGTCAGAATGAATGACAAGGCATATATATCTAGTTCTATGTACAGACAGTTAACTTGTTCATTAGCCATTCCCAATTCTACTGTACATGGACCCTGTGGTAATGCAATCGTAGGAAGTGTAGAATATGACACTGCCTGGTGTTTTGTTTGTGACTTTTGGCCTCCGTCTGCCTCCTTATGGATAAATAGATGTCATTCATGGCCTGATCCTGAAGTAGTTGATGACATTGTCAGAAATGGATGTcactttgtagcaataggacaTCCATTTGGACCCCATGAAAATGAAGAATGGAGACTTTCTTTTTCACAGGCAGAATATAAACTTGTTTACTCAATGAACCACTGTCAGTTTTTGACCTATGGATTGTTAAAACTGTTCTTAAAGGATGTGATTAATCAACAATCAGACGAGACCAATAACCTGCTGTGTTCCTATCACATGAAGACAACCATTTTCTGGGCaattcaacaaaacatgttacCTTACTGGTGTCCACAAAATCTCCTGGCCGGTTTCTGGGTCTGCTTTAAACTCCTCCTTAAATGGGTGTATGAGGGAATTTGTCCTAACTTTTTCATCCCACAAAACAACCTGTTTTTGACAAAAGTCCATGGTTCGGCACAAAGCAGATTGTTCATACAGTTATATAAATTGTACAAGAAAGGTATGGCCTGTCTGTTAGAGAGTTACTCTATCGGGCCCTGCATCATTTTGATCCTTTACAATCATAGATTTATTCATCAAGTTGATACAAATGAGAGTAGATATATGCTTGAATTTAAATATGATGCAGAGCTTGTCAGCGAGTCCATACCTAATATTAACTCAAACATTCTTCCAAGAGACTTGTGTAAAATTACCAAGGTTATAAACACAATAGAACAGTTAATAGAGTCACCCCTGTCACACTATCAAGTTGCAGTGTTACAGAAACTTACTACCTACATGCTTTATTCTACTGCTTTTCTATTACAAAACATGTACACTTTCTCAAGTGTCAACAAACAGATGTATATTGCAGACAAGCAGTCCTATCATATCCTGAAATTCGCAGCTAAGTGGTCGTGTGTTTCTGATATGTTGTAcattgccatgtattattacaagacaCGCAGATACAGGAAAGCAATATCTGTTCTAGAGATGACAAAGGTCAAGTTAGCACAGCCATATCTGATGTATAGGAGACATGTAGACGAAAAGAGGTATACTGAGGCTGTAGGGGGACAGTCCTGGTCTACAAAGATCAGACAGGCTGTAGCAGAGGATATAATACTTACAAACACAATCTGTTTTATCAGTGAACTAATACCAGAACAACAGTCtgcttatcaaaacaaaatacttattATAGAAATCCCAGTGTTTGTAATGTTGCATTTCCTTGCGTTCTTGTGTTACAGACGCATTGATACAACATTATCACAAGCAGCTTTGGATGTGCTAGAGGTCCTAGTCCACCATGAACCGAGTCGGTATGTTGGTGATGAATTCAAAGACATCTCTTGGGAgatcctggggatctgtcaacagatcaTAGGGGACCCCCAGGCTGCTCTTTACTCATACCAACAGTCACTGAACACACAGTACCCACGCCACAAAATACAAACTGCTACACAGATAAGAATACAGGAAATAGTTCTGTCAACACCACACCAATGA